In one window of Rhodothermus sp. DNA:
- a CDS encoding NUDIX hydrolase has product MEVVSPLLLPDAAPQVFVVCGAATSLPDVLPEGTRLWETPEQAAAACLGERLWVVSVPPGGALPDGESWRLRQALPASAVLNKMPYRLPITVPAAGGVVVRGKETPEVLLIHRRGHWDLPKGKCDPAEAPEACALREVSEELGVAPETLRIRVPLGRTVHAYPLDHRYAVKPTWWFLMETTASTFVPQEAEAIQEVRWFPLAEALRQVTYPTLQALLQRLRTRCC; this is encoded by the coding sequence GTGGAGGTTGTAAGTCCACTGCTCTTGCCGGACGCGGCACCGCAGGTATTTGTGGTCTGCGGGGCGGCAACCAGTTTACCCGATGTGTTGCCTGAAGGCACCCGGCTGTGGGAGACACCAGAACAGGCAGCGGCAGCGTGTCTGGGGGAGCGGCTATGGGTGGTCTCAGTGCCCCCCGGTGGGGCCTTGCCCGACGGTGAAAGCTGGCGTCTTCGGCAGGCTCTCCCGGCATCGGCGGTTCTTAATAAAATGCCTTATCGGCTACCGATTACCGTGCCGGCGGCCGGTGGTGTTGTTGTGCGTGGCAAGGAGACGCCTGAGGTGTTGCTCATTCATCGGCGGGGGCACTGGGATCTGCCTAAAGGTAAGTGCGATCCGGCTGAGGCGCCTGAAGCCTGCGCACTTCGGGAGGTGAGCGAGGAACTGGGCGTCGCTCCCGAGACCCTGCGGATTCGGGTACCATTGGGGCGCACGGTGCATGCCTACCCCCTCGACCATCGCTATGCCGTCAAGCCTACCTGGTGGTTTCTCATGGAGACCACCGCCTCAACGTTCGTGCCGCAAGAAGCGGAAGCCATTCAGGAGGTCCGCTGGTTTCCCCTGGCGGAAGCCCTCCGTCAGGTAACCTATCCTACCCTCCAGGCGTTGCTGCAGCGCCTGCGCACTCGTTGCTGTTAG
- a CDS encoding amidohydrolase family protein: MKRLLACLLTIAPLLALAQPRSIPSAPDRRPDEGLGPFDRLIIRGATLIDGTGAPPIGPVDIVIEKNRIKEIVRVGYPGVPIEEARRPKDATYELDAHGMYVLPGFVDMHAHIGGVAQGTPAEYVFKLWMAHGITTIRDPGSGNGLEWTLAHKRRSAENRIVAPRIYAYVRFGQGAKEPLITPEAARAWVRQVAQQGADGLKLPALPPEIMAATIDEARKLGLGTAAHLDQMGVARMNALEAARLGLTTLEHWYGLPEALFVDRTVQDFPVDYNYQNEQHRFGQAGRLWLQAAPPGSPKWEAVMEEFLQLDFTFCPTLTIYEASRDLMRAMRAEWHDRYTLPALWKFFQPNRKAHGSYWFYWTTADEIAWKRNYQRWMQWLNEYKNRGGRVVTGSDSGFIFKLYGFGYIRELELLQEAGFHPLEVIRSATLYGAEALGNPEIGQVAPGKLADLIIVAENPLENLKVLYGTGWIRVNEQNEVERTRGILYTIKDGIIYDAKKLLADVARMVEEAKQQEAAASQKP; encoded by the coding sequence ATGAAACGCCTGCTTGCCTGCCTGCTGACAATCGCGCCGCTGCTCGCTCTGGCACAGCCCCGGTCTATCCCGTCGGCTCCGGACCGTCGGCCGGATGAAGGTCTTGGTCCCTTTGATCGGCTGATCATCCGCGGCGCTACCCTGATCGATGGCACCGGTGCTCCGCCGATTGGTCCGGTAGACATTGTCATCGAAAAGAACCGGATCAAAGAGATCGTGCGCGTGGGCTATCCGGGCGTCCCTATCGAGGAAGCACGGCGCCCGAAAGACGCTACCTATGAGTTGGACGCCCACGGCATGTATGTGCTGCCGGGCTTTGTCGATATGCACGCCCACATCGGGGGGGTGGCCCAGGGTACGCCTGCCGAATATGTCTTCAAACTCTGGATGGCCCATGGCATCACGACAATTCGCGATCCGGGCTCCGGCAATGGCCTGGAGTGGACGCTGGCGCACAAGCGGCGTAGCGCCGAAAACCGCATTGTAGCTCCTCGGATCTATGCCTACGTCCGTTTCGGGCAGGGTGCCAAAGAACCCCTGATCACCCCCGAAGCGGCTCGAGCCTGGGTACGCCAGGTAGCCCAGCAGGGAGCGGATGGCCTCAAACTGCCGGCTCTGCCCCCTGAGATCATGGCGGCCACTATCGACGAAGCCCGTAAGTTGGGCCTGGGTACGGCCGCCCACCTCGACCAGATGGGCGTAGCCCGCATGAATGCGCTGGAGGCCGCGCGGTTGGGCCTTACCACGCTGGAGCACTGGTATGGTCTACCCGAAGCGCTGTTTGTCGATCGTACCGTGCAGGACTTTCCCGTGGACTATAACTATCAGAACGAACAACATCGCTTCGGACAGGCTGGCCGGCTCTGGCTTCAGGCGGCCCCGCCCGGCAGTCCGAAATGGGAAGCGGTTATGGAGGAGTTTCTCCAGCTGGATTTCACCTTCTGCCCCACGCTCACCATCTATGAAGCCAGCCGCGATCTGATGCGGGCCATGCGCGCCGAATGGCACGACCGCTACACACTCCCCGCTCTCTGGAAGTTCTTCCAACCCAACCGGAAAGCCCACGGATCCTACTGGTTCTACTGGACGACGGCCGATGAAATCGCCTGGAAGCGCAACTATCAGCGATGGATGCAGTGGCTTAACGAATACAAAAACCGCGGTGGGCGGGTGGTGACCGGATCGGACTCGGGCTTTATCTTCAAACTCTACGGCTTTGGATACATTCGGGAGTTGGAGTTGCTGCAGGAAGCTGGCTTTCATCCCCTGGAGGTCATTCGCTCGGCCACGCTCTACGGTGCCGAAGCCCTGGGCAATCCAGAAATTGGACAGGTAGCACCCGGAAAGCTGGCTGATCTGATTATTGTAGCCGAAAATCCTCTGGAAAACCTCAAGGTACTCTACGGCACCGGCTGGATCCGGGTCAACGAACAAAACGAAGTCGAACGCACCCGGGGTATTCTCTACACGATCAAGGATGGTATCATCTACGATGCCAAAAAGCTGCTGGCCGATGTGGCCCGCATGGTGGAAGAAGCTAAACAGCAGGAAGCAGCCGCCTCCCAGAAGCCCTGA
- a CDS encoding cupin domain-containing protein → MRFSGTLLGTLSPETFFTTYWQKRPLLIRQALPGFRSPITPEELAGLACEEGVTARLILEKGGAYPWEVRYGPFEPEDFATLPPTHWTLLVQEVDRWVPAVAALLETVRFLPNWRLDDIMVSYAPEGGTVGAHIDNYDVFLVQAWGRRRWQINHQPVDREELVPGLDVRLLAHFEPDTEWIVEPGDVLYLPPRVPHYGVALEDCMTFSIGFRAPDQAELLEAMPQMAAWLDESRRYADPDRRPATEPGEITAEVIAQIQALLRELIDDRERLARWFGCIITEPRRGLLPEPPARSISAKQLRRRLLQGASLRRNAIPELAYVRHEGGSATLFASGEAYELSPELAEVAPLLTGRRPLTAETLHPWLDRADFLELLQTLVHSGILSLIPAQKR, encoded by the coding sequence ATGCGATTTTCCGGGACGTTGCTGGGCACGCTTTCACCAGAAACGTTTTTCACCACGTACTGGCAGAAGCGGCCGCTTTTGATCCGACAGGCGCTACCGGGTTTTCGGTCGCCCATCACGCCTGAGGAGCTGGCCGGGTTGGCCTGTGAAGAAGGCGTTACCGCCCGCCTGATCCTGGAGAAAGGAGGAGCCTATCCCTGGGAAGTACGCTACGGTCCTTTTGAGCCTGAAGACTTTGCCACATTGCCGCCAACCCACTGGACATTGCTGGTGCAGGAGGTCGATCGGTGGGTGCCGGCCGTGGCCGCCCTGCTCGAGACCGTGCGTTTCCTTCCGAACTGGCGCCTGGACGACATTATGGTCAGCTACGCTCCTGAGGGCGGAACGGTCGGCGCCCATATCGACAACTATGATGTATTCCTGGTACAGGCCTGGGGGCGCCGGCGCTGGCAGATCAACCATCAGCCTGTGGATCGCGAAGAACTGGTGCCGGGCCTGGACGTGCGTCTGCTGGCTCATTTTGAGCCTGATACCGAATGGATTGTGGAACCCGGTGATGTCCTTTACCTGCCGCCGCGCGTTCCGCATTACGGCGTTGCTCTGGAGGATTGCATGACGTTTTCAATCGGATTTCGGGCACCTGATCAGGCCGAGCTGCTCGAAGCGATGCCGCAGATGGCTGCCTGGCTGGATGAAAGCCGGCGGTACGCCGATCCTGACCGACGCCCTGCTACTGAACCTGGTGAGATTACAGCCGAGGTGATTGCGCAGATTCAGGCGTTGCTCCGAGAGCTGATTGACGATCGGGAACGGCTGGCACGATGGTTTGGCTGCATCATTACCGAACCCCGCCGAGGACTCCTTCCGGAACCGCCGGCACGCTCGATTTCTGCCAAGCAGCTACGTCGTCGCCTGCTACAGGGGGCATCTCTCAGACGAAATGCTATTCCGGAGCTGGCCTATGTGCGCCACGAAGGGGGATCGGCCACGCTGTTTGCTTCGGGCGAAGCCTACGAGCTATCTCCTGAACTGGCCGAGGTGGCGCCGTTACTGACCGGACGCCGTCCGCTGACGGCCGAGACGCTGCACCCCTGGCTCGACCGGGCCGACTTTCTGGAACTCCTGCAAACGCTCGTCCATTCCGGCATTCTGTCGTTGATACCAGCCCAAAAACGCTGA